The following is a genomic window from Chania multitudinisentens RB-25.
ACCACCCTGCAAAATATCAAAGACGATAAAGAAACCCTGCTGAGCGTCACCCCACCGGCGGCACGGGTCGAGCCGGGCAAAACCCAGCGGGTGCGCTTTATCCTCACCAGCAAAGAGCCGCTGAAGACCGAGCGCCTGGCACGCGTCGTCTTTGAAGGGGTGCCGCCGCAGCAAAAGGGCAAAAGCGAAGTGCGCATGACCGTGCGCCAAAACCTGCCGGTGCTTATCCGCCCGGCCGGGCTGGAGAAAGACCTGGCCCCCTGGAAGCGCCTGACCTGGAAACAGAGCGGCAACAGCCTTACCGTCAGCAACCCGTCCCCTTATGTGGTGCGCCTGGGGCAAGGTGTCAACACCCTGCCGGGCAACACCGCCTGGACGCTGCCCAACAGCTACATTCTGCCGGGCCAGACCCTGACGCTGACCCCGGATGGCAACAAAACTGCCGGAAGCGCCACTCAGGTCCGCATCTCCCCCGCCACCACCTGGGGTTATACCGTCGACAGCTATGACGCACCGCTGAGCCACTGATTCGATTACCCGGAGAACACCGTGCGCTACCCTTATTCCCATTCCGCTCAATCTGCCCCGGCACGTTCCGCCCTGTCTCTGGCGCTGCTGGGCTCTCTGGCTCTGCCTGCTTGCGGATGGGCCGCCGACGCGGTTGAGCGCCCCGGCGAGGTCGAATTCGATACCCAGGTGCTGCAAACGCACGGTATCGACCCCAAACTGGCCGACGCCTTTCGCCAGGCCCCGCGTTTTATGCCGGGGGAGACCCGCGTGGCGCTGATCGTCAACGGCAGCGAGCGCGGCAAGGCTATGGCGCACTTTGGTTCCGAGGGTGAACTCTGTGTTGATGCGGCCTTTTTGAAGGCCGCCGGGCTGATAGCGCCTCCCGGGTTTAACGACCAATCCCCCTGCTTTGACCTGAAAACCGCCTGGCCACAGACCATCATCCATCTTGACCCGGGTGAAGAGCGTGTCGACCTGGTGGTGCCGCCACAGGCCGTGGCCGCCCCCGACACAGACAGCGGCAACTGGCACCATGGCGGCTTTGCCGGCATGCTCAACTACGACGCCCAGTATATGGAATCGATGGGGCAGGGTGCCGGGGTCAACTTTACCCAGTTGGGCAGCGAGGCGGGTTTCAACCTCAGTGACTGGATTGTCCGCAGCCGCCAGACCTTTTCACGCTTTAACGGCGAGAGCCAGACGCGCCATCAGGCGGCCTACGCCCAGCGTTCGTTTGTCGGTGTCAAAAAGGTGTTGCAGGCCGGCCAGATTAGCCTGTCCAACTCCATGTTCGGGACCGGGCAGGTGCTGGGGGCGCAACTGCTGCCCGAAACCGCCCTGCAGGGCAACCGCGGCGGAGCCGGGCTGGTCGAAGGTATTGCCGACAGCCAGTCGGTGGTGGAAGTGCGCCAGTCCGGCGTGCTGGTTTACAGCACCACCGTGCCGGCCGGGCCGTTTCGTCTGCAAGGTTTCTCGCTGCTGAATGTGCGTTCCGACCTGGCGGTCACCGTGACCGGCAGTAACGGGGAGACGCGCCAGTTCACCGTACCGGCCTCAGCATTCCTGCTCAATGGCACCGCCAATGCGCCGGGACTGTCGTTCGGTGCCGGTAAACTCGACCAGCGCGGCAGCAGTGAAGCACCGCTGCTCGGCACCCTCGCCAATGGCTGGGTGTTAACGCCGCAGACCACGCTCCAGGCTGGGCTGCTGGGGTCTGCGCCGTACCGGGCCGCGGCACTTGGGGCGGACAGCCAGCTGTTTGATGCCACCCTGCTGTCGCTGCAAACCACCGCCGCCCAGGATAACCGACATGGCAACCAAGGTCTGTCGGCCAGTGCCTCGTTGAACCACCACCTGAGCGAGCGCGTGGGCGTTAACCTCAATGCAGTACAACAAACTTCCGGCTACCGCGAGTTGAGCGATGCCTTGCAGAGCGACCAGCAGGAGATGGGCGGGCGCAGCCGTAACCAGATGGGGGGCGGCGTTAGCTGGGCAGCGGACCACCTCGGCAGCCTGTCGCTCTCCTGGGCGCGCAGCAGCACTTTTGATGGCGATAACACCGATTACCTGCGTGCGGGCTGGAGCAAACAGTTTGGCGCCGTCTACGTGGGGGCCAGCCTGGAGCACAGCACCGCTAACCGTACCAGCGATGCCGAAAACCGCACTTACCTGACCCTGAGCATGCCGCTGGGCAAGGGCCGCAGTGCCAGCAGCTACCTCAACAATACCCGCAACGGTAGCCGTGCCGGGGTACGTTACAACGACCGCT
Proteins encoded in this region:
- a CDS encoding fimbria/pilus chaperone family protein, which translates into the protein MTYASLFKATVAALLLLSTHSQATGMVPETSVVIVEQDDGEGAINIKNTDAFPVLLLTTLQNIKDDKETLLSVTPPAARVEPGKTQRVRFILTSKEPLKTERLARVVFEGVPPQQKGKSEVRMTVRQNLPVLIRPAGLEKDLAPWKRLTWKQSGNSLTVSNPSPYVVRLGQGVNTLPGNTAWTLPNSYILPGQTLTLTPDGNKTAGSATQVRISPATTWGYTVDSYDAPLSH
- a CDS encoding fimbria/pilus outer membrane usher protein — protein: MRYPYSHSAQSAPARSALSLALLGSLALPACGWAADAVERPGEVEFDTQVLQTHGIDPKLADAFRQAPRFMPGETRVALIVNGSERGKAMAHFGSEGELCVDAAFLKAAGLIAPPGFNDQSPCFDLKTAWPQTIIHLDPGEERVDLVVPPQAVAAPDTDSGNWHHGGFAGMLNYDAQYMESMGQGAGVNFTQLGSEAGFNLSDWIVRSRQTFSRFNGESQTRHQAAYAQRSFVGVKKVLQAGQISLSNSMFGTGQVLGAQLLPETALQGNRGGAGLVEGIADSQSVVEVRQSGVLVYSTTVPAGPFRLQGFSLLNVRSDLAVTVTGSNGETRQFTVPASAFLLNGTANAPGLSFGAGKLDQRGSSEAPLLGTLANGWVLTPQTTLQAGLLGSAPYRAAALGADSQLFDATLLSLQTTAAQDNRHGNQGLSASASLNHHLSERVGVNLNAVQQTSGYRELSDALQSDQQEMGGRSRNQMGGGVSWAADHLGSLSLSWARSSTFDGDNTDYLRAGWSKQFGAVYVGASLEHSTANRTSDAENRTYLTLSMPLGKGRSASSYLNNTRNGSRAGVRYNDRSSQDRGWSLSSERDFRYQRTSATASVDRVTPISQLSGSVSQNSDSVTTLSARATGAVVAHDKGVTLAPYAVRDTFGIAKVGDEGGVRLETPAGPTWTDRRGYAVLPSLNGYKRSSVQIDTRSLAKNVDIDNAWQDTEAARGSVSYMDFTVVHTRRVLVNVKDAQGQPLPHGASVFDAAGNFMTVVGEQGSVFIPDAGSASQMEVQSSGTTICSFTLSLPEKGDKSGLYETANAVCR